From Desulfobacterales bacterium, a single genomic window includes:
- a CDS encoding 4Fe-4S dicluster domain-containing protein, whose protein sequence is MSDSDQVYRDLQKHLNNQAVGFPATQSGAELKILKYIFTPQEAKVATCLSYKFESLEQLYKKAAHLVKSEDELSEILDRIHKKGGIEFKTKDEKKHYCSVPFIVGMYEYQIERMTPEFIEDYDAFTKDINFGIEFLSTEIPQIRTIPIEKSILIQHNVKDFDAIKPLLTQAEGPFVIVECICRKKSEMQGVPCKVTDRKETCLAMDATAESCLITGKGRRISREEAIDIIDKNQKQGLVLQPSNTEKPEFICSCCGCCCGMLHLYKILPNPLDFWASNFHANVDMNLCNGCGVCVKRCQVDAIKLSETHQKVAVDLHRCLGCGVCVPTCPKKAISLQKKKKEITPPKTREDLYDFIMAHKKGNKD, encoded by the coding sequence ATGAGTGATTCTGATCAAGTCTATCGTGATTTACAAAAGCATCTGAACAATCAGGCAGTTGGTTTTCCTGCTACACAGTCCGGTGCTGAGTTAAAAATTTTAAAATACATATTTACACCTCAAGAGGCTAAGGTGGCAACATGTTTGAGCTACAAGTTCGAATCGCTTGAACAATTATATAAAAAAGCGGCGCATCTTGTTAAATCAGAGGACGAACTATCGGAAATATTGGATCGGATTCATAAAAAAGGCGGTATTGAATTTAAAACAAAAGATGAGAAAAAGCATTACTGCAGCGTTCCTTTTATTGTCGGTATGTATGAATATCAGATTGAACGAATGACACCTGAGTTTATTGAAGACTATGATGCTTTCACAAAGGATATCAATTTTGGAATAGAATTCTTGAGTACTGAAATTCCCCAGATAAGGACCATACCCATAGAAAAAAGTATTCTTATCCAACATAATGTAAAGGATTTTGATGCGATTAAACCGCTGCTCACACAAGCTGAAGGGCCTTTTGTCATTGTTGAATGCATTTGTCGCAAAAAGAGTGAAATGCAAGGTGTTCCTTGTAAAGTCACAGATCGCAAGGAAACTTGTCTCGCTATGGACGCGACAGCGGAAAGTTGCCTAATAACTGGAAAAGGCCGTCGGATATCCAGAGAAGAAGCCATTGATATCATTGATAAGAATCAGAAGCAAGGGCTGGTTCTTCAACCATCTAACACGGAGAAACCGGAATTTATTTGTTCTTGCTGTGGATGTTGCTGCGGGATGCTTCATCTTTACAAAATTCTTCCCAATCCTTTAGACTTCTGGGCTTCAAACTTTCACGCGAATGTGGACATGAATTTATGCAATGGATGTGGTGTCTGTGTGAAACGGTGTCAGGTTGACGCCATAAAACTTTCTGAAACCCACCAAAAAGTTGCGGTGGATTTACATCGTTGCCTTGGATGTGGTGTTTGTGTTCCCACTTGTCCTAAAAAAGCCATTTCCCTTCAAAAGAAGAAGAAAGAGATCACTCCTCCCAAAACAAGAGAGGATCTATACGATTTTATCATGGCTCATAAAAAAGGAAATAAGGACTGA
- a CDS encoding Hpt domain-containing protein, translating to MNKEDDAEIKLPSHLPGLNLESGLEKIGGNKKLYKKVLKDFDTGYADFSNTLTNEYQVRKMDDVKQMIHAIKGVSGNIGADELHSISKEIDECLKNNQLDGLDNKFKMFNEAIKTVLNSIHHLQSYNSQNESIKVKSLDVKELMEELTKIDELLSQSYPESEDLFDSIKNDLINLGFEEQTQKIAEHIEDFEYKEAKKILEILKNKLGT from the coding sequence TTGAACAAGGAGGATGACGCTGAAATAAAATTACCGTCGCATTTACCAGGACTCAATTTAGAATCAGGTTTGGAAAAGATTGGTGGAAACAAAAAGCTTTATAAAAAAGTGTTGAAAGATTTTGATACAGGGTATGCAGATTTTTCAAATACTTTGACAAACGAGTATCAGGTCAGAAAAATGGATGATGTGAAACAAATGATTCACGCTATCAAAGGAGTATCTGGTAATATTGGTGCGGATGAGTTGCATAGCATTTCAAAAGAAATCGATGAATGCTTAAAAAATAATCAATTGGATGGACTGGACAACAAATTTAAAATGTTTAATGAAGCTATTAAAACGGTTTTGAATTCGATTCATCATTTGCAATCTTACAATTCTCAAAATGAAAGCATTAAAGTAAAATCATTGGATGTGAAGGAATTAATGGAGGAGTTGACAAAGATCGATGAACTGCTATCACAATCCTATCCTGAATCTGAAGATCTTTTTGATTCAATTAAAAATGATTTAATAAATCTGGGATTTGAGGAACAAACGCAAAAAATAGCTGAACATATTGAAGATTTTGAATATAAAGAAGCAAAAAAAATATTGGAAATTTTAAAAAATAAATTAGGAACGTAG
- a CDS encoding transporter substrate-binding domain-containing protein, producing the protein MKSLSVVFLLLVIFLTGVHADAQTNDQPLYTSASSLTKVILQLNWKYQFEYAGYIAAKEKGYYHDAGLDVELKELESGINPISEVLDGRANYGIWISSLILERLRGKPLVMLTNDFKHSPLILMTSPDIRSPLQLKGKKIMGTAGEMDMIEILFMLQRYGLQPDKDIIGDAPLGFAEIKKQPIIWHQMNALKPYTIGVVDGYVNTEMLDRWIAEGRISSVKAADDITNLKNLIHGKVQAAVIDPYVMQYCIQKDDELQQYKDNLSFNDVLLDFKGLFICFTKNSRGQKLAADFNTGLTQINHIALSEDYFAVYQPSLPFIRFKQPENYQLSSSQYLDSKPSDSIQSKDIIHLTDQELMYLKQHPIACVAVIEDWEPFTFMDNGNLTGFSVDLIRLIENKIGISLKLIPGSWSHNLNKFKDGNIEIIDSISYKPERVSFTNYTQPYYEIPTVIFARHDFGIYNGLESLKGKRVGTTKDVFFLPELKKLGGIEIIEYKNNEAQIRALAFGKLDVVINNYNNCNLIIAKNAYTGLVVLDELRLEDVGKEDLRLGVRKDLPILYEIVQKGLNAITQKEWMNLKRKWFGSQEMVSKNAKITLTEMEKAWLQKHPRIKVSNEMDYPPFDFAIGGQPQGYSIDMLNILAQKIGINIDYINGYSWTQLVDMFKKSEIDLLHTLSHTPEREKFGIFTKSYRRNKSYFITRKETQDITDFTELYDKIMAVGKGWSQEEFVSIKHPQIRLLAVSNAETMLELVHKGDAYASVNNDGVARYLIKTKGYDLKLAGWAKEYDESMGSSGFHFLAQKNAPELVSMLNKAITSLTPGDINVLENKWLGAIDTKKDDDIRVQLTPEEQAYLLQKGQIKMSVDPDWMPYERINKQGKHEGIAADFIKLISDRSGVKIDLLKTKTWSESIESSQKGMCDMLSFLNQTSERDKWLFFTEPMYVVPRAFITHEEHPFILNPRNIKNETIALPKGYSTVEIVKKNYPNLKIILVEIELEALKAVSNKKADMTLSSLDAVAYTIKKEGLFNLKVAGQATDIPDRYMIGVIKREPMLVKILNKAIRTLTSEEQSAIINKYISVSINRGVDYRLIWKILGIVALLFIAVCFWMRRMSVMNRKIKLANQKAEAATKAKSEFLANMSHEIRTPMNAIIGLSGLALKIESTPKHQDYLKKIESSALSLLGIINDILDFSKIEAGKMDMESIEFNLEDILNNISNLISIKAEEKGIELLFNIKKEVLFELIGDPLRLGQVLINLANNAVKFTEAGQIIIMIERAAYLETKASDRVCLKFSIKDSGIGMTKEQIEKLFQAFSQADGSTTRKFGGTGLGLSISKRLVEMMNGKIWAESEVGKGTTFIFTAYFGLQQKKTHKVYLCPENIKNIRVLVVDDNPAAREILCDAIKSFGFGAYQVASGHEAIAEIEKAYLSGTPYNLVLMDWKMPIMDGIETSKRIKSNPNLSHIPAILMVTAYGREEIRKQAEEAGIEYFLTKPVNHSFLFDGIMSVCGHYVSDNSVFLKEKTEEIKGLEFIRGTRILLVEDNVINQQVASELLEGEGFEVIVAENGKVALTSLNTNERFDAILMDIQMPEMDGFETTKRIREDARFKDIPIIAMTAHAMAEERKKCLDAGMNDHVSKPINPKSLFSTLVKWIPPQEQPLLLNKPKKVEQGG; encoded by the coding sequence ATGAAATCATTGAGTGTTGTATTTTTACTTTTAGTGATCTTTCTGACCGGCGTCCATGCAGATGCCCAAACAAATGACCAACCATTATATACATCGGCATCATCTCTCACAAAAGTCATTCTGCAACTTAATTGGAAATATCAGTTTGAGTATGCTGGGTATATCGCCGCTAAAGAAAAAGGATATTATCACGATGCAGGCTTGGATGTTGAATTAAAAGAACTTGAATCCGGCATTAATCCCATTTCTGAAGTACTGGATGGTCGTGCTAATTATGGCATATGGATTTCCAGTCTGATTCTCGAACGTTTGCGCGGCAAACCTTTGGTCATGCTGACAAATGATTTCAAGCATTCCCCTCTGATATTGATGACATCTCCAGATATTCGCTCCCCCTTGCAGCTCAAAGGGAAAAAAATAATGGGAACTGCTGGTGAAATGGACATGATAGAAATTCTTTTCATGCTTCAACGTTATGGTCTGCAACCAGACAAGGATATCATTGGGGATGCACCCCTTGGTTTTGCCGAGATAAAAAAACAGCCTATCATCTGGCACCAGATGAATGCGCTCAAACCTTATACCATTGGTGTGGTGGATGGATATGTCAATACTGAAATGCTTGACCGATGGATTGCAGAAGGACGTATATCATCGGTTAAAGCAGCGGATGACATAACTAATTTAAAAAATTTAATCCATGGCAAAGTACAGGCGGCAGTTATAGATCCTTATGTAATGCAGTATTGTATTCAGAAAGATGACGAGTTGCAGCAATACAAAGATAATCTTTCCTTTAATGATGTTTTGTTAGATTTTAAAGGACTTTTTATCTGTTTTACAAAAAATTCACGCGGACAAAAATTAGCAGCTGATTTTAATACCGGACTCACCCAAATTAATCACATTGCGTTATCTGAGGACTATTTTGCAGTTTATCAACCTTCCTTGCCATTTATTCGTTTTAAACAGCCTGAGAATTATCAGTTATCATCGTCACAATATCTTGATTCTAAGCCTTCAGATAGCATCCAATCTAAAGATATAATTCATCTCACTGACCAAGAGCTAATGTATTTGAAGCAGCATCCCATTGCTTGTGTTGCTGTTATAGAGGATTGGGAACCGTTTACCTTTATGGATAATGGCAATCTAACAGGATTTTCTGTGGACTTGATCAGGCTCATTGAAAATAAAATCGGAATTTCTTTGAAGCTCATCCCTGGCTCATGGTCACATAATTTGAACAAATTTAAGGACGGAAACATTGAAATCATTGACTCAATCTCTTACAAACCGGAACGCGTAAGTTTTACCAATTATACTCAACCATATTATGAAATTCCAACCGTGATATTTGCCCGCCATGATTTTGGAATCTACAATGGTCTTGAAAGCCTTAAAGGGAAGAGGGTCGGTACTACTAAAGATGTTTTCTTTTTGCCTGAGCTTAAGAAACTGGGCGGCATTGAAATAATCGAATACAAGAACAACGAGGCGCAAATTAGGGCTTTGGCCTTCGGGAAACTGGATGTGGTCATTAACAATTATAACAATTGCAACTTGATTATCGCAAAAAATGCTTACACCGGTTTGGTTGTGTTGGATGAATTGCGACTTGAAGATGTCGGCAAGGAGGATTTGCGCCTTGGGGTGCGTAAAGACCTGCCTATTTTATATGAGATTGTCCAAAAAGGATTAAATGCCATCACTCAAAAGGAATGGATGAATCTGAAACGTAAATGGTTCGGCAGCCAAGAAATGGTCAGTAAAAATGCTAAGATAACCCTAACCGAAATGGAAAAAGCCTGGCTCCAAAAACACCCAAGAATTAAAGTCAGCAATGAAATGGACTATCCTCCATTTGACTTTGCCATCGGTGGTCAGCCACAAGGATACAGTATTGATATGCTGAACATACTGGCTCAAAAAATAGGAATCAACATTGACTATATTAATGGTTATAGCTGGACACAGCTTGTGGATATGTTCAAAAAAAGTGAAATAGACCTTTTGCATACCCTTTCACATACTCCTGAAAGAGAGAAGTTCGGCATATTCACAAAATCCTATCGTCGTAACAAATCCTATTTTATCACCAGAAAAGAAACCCAAGACATCACAGATTTCACCGAACTTTATGACAAAATCATGGCCGTAGGTAAAGGGTGGTCACAAGAGGAGTTTGTCAGCATTAAACATCCTCAAATCCGCCTTTTGGCGGTTTCTAATGCAGAAACAATGCTGGAATTGGTCCATAAAGGCGATGCCTATGCCAGTGTAAACAATGATGGAGTTGCGCGCTATTTGATAAAAACCAAAGGATATGATTTGAAACTCGCTGGATGGGCCAAAGAGTATGATGAGAGTATGGGATCCTCAGGATTTCATTTTTTAGCGCAAAAAAATGCACCAGAGCTGGTCTCGATGCTCAACAAAGCCATCACTTCACTAACCCCCGGCGATATTAATGTATTGGAGAATAAATGGCTGGGCGCGATAGATACCAAGAAGGATGACGATATTCGTGTTCAGCTCACCCCTGAAGAACAGGCGTACCTATTGCAAAAAGGGCAAATTAAAATGAGTGTTGATCCCGATTGGATGCCCTATGAGCGGATCAATAAACAAGGTAAACATGAGGGGATTGCCGCTGATTTTATTAAACTCATCAGTGACAGAAGCGGCGTAAAAATTGACCTTTTGAAGACCAAGACTTGGAGCGAAAGCATTGAATCCAGCCAAAAAGGAATGTGCGATATGCTTAGTTTTCTTAATCAGACATCAGAGCGTGATAAATGGCTTTTTTTTACCGAACCGATGTATGTCGTGCCAAGAGCATTTATTACCCACGAAGAGCATCCGTTCATCCTTAACCCCAGAAATATTAAAAATGAAACAATTGCACTGCCTAAGGGGTACTCTACGGTTGAAATTGTCAAGAAAAATTATCCAAATTTGAAGATAATTCTTGTAGAAATCGAGCTTGAGGCGCTCAAAGCTGTTTCTAATAAAAAAGCAGATATGACCTTGAGCTCCCTTGATGCTGTAGCATACACTATCAAAAAGGAAGGCTTATTCAATCTGAAAGTCGCTGGACAGGCAACTGATATTCCTGACCGTTACATGATTGGGGTCATTAAAAGAGAACCAATGTTAGTGAAGATACTTAACAAAGCGATTCGAACCCTTACTTCAGAGGAACAGAGCGCAATTATTAACAAATATATAAGTGTATCCATAAATAGAGGGGTTGACTACAGGCTTATCTGGAAAATATTAGGTATAGTTGCATTACTATTTATTGCGGTTTGTTTTTGGATGAGGCGGATGTCTGTCATGAATCGAAAAATCAAGCTTGCAAATCAAAAAGCTGAAGCTGCCACTAAGGCAAAAAGTGAATTTTTGGCCAATATGAGTCATGAAATCAGAACACCCATGAACGCCATCATTGGTCTATCCGGTTTAGCCCTAAAGATAGAATCAACCCCGAAACATCAAGATTATTTAAAAAAAATAGAATCATCAGCTTTATCCCTTCTCGGTATTATCAACGATATACTTGATTTTTCAAAAATTGAAGCTGGCAAAATGGACATGGAATCTATTGAATTTAATCTTGAAGACATCCTGAATAACATTTCCAATCTTATCAGCATAAAAGCCGAAGAAAAAGGAATTGAACTTTTATTTAACATAAAGAAAGAAGTTCTTTTTGAACTTATTGGCGACCCTTTAAGGCTTGGACAGGTTTTAATAAATTTAGCAAATAATGCCGTTAAATTTACAGAAGCAGGACAGATTATAATTATGATAGAACGAGCGGCATATTTAGAAACAAAAGCATCTGATCGAGTTTGTCTTAAGTTTTCTATTAAGGACAGTGGAATTGGAATGACCAAAGAACAAATCGAAAAATTGTTTCAAGCCTTTTCACAAGCAGATGGCTCTACTACCAGAAAATTTGGCGGTACTGGATTAGGATTGAGCATTTCAAAACGCCTTGTCGAAATGATGAATGGCAAAATTTGGGCGGAAAGTGAAGTTGGTAAGGGAACGACCTTTATTTTTACGGCTTACTTTGGTTTGCAACAAAAAAAAACACACAAGGTATATCTATGTCCTGAGAATATTAAAAATATACGTGTACTTGTGGTGGATGATAACCCTGCCGCAAGGGAAATTCTGTGTGATGCAATAAAGTCATTTGGATTTGGAGCATACCAAGTCGCTTCAGGTCATGAAGCTATTGCTGAAATTGAGAAAGCATATTTATCAGGTACACCCTACAATCTTGTATTAATGGATTGGAAGATGCCAATTATGGATGGTATTGAAACTTCAAAGCGAATAAAAAGTAATCCAAATCTTTCACATATCCCGGCAATACTTATGGTAACAGCCTATGGAAGAGAAGAAATCAGAAAACAAGCAGAAGAGGCGGGTATTGAATATTTTTTGACTAAGCCGGTCAACCATTCTTTTCTTTTTGATGGAATTATGAGCGTCTGTGGACACTATGTGTCTGACAACTCTGTATTTTTAAAGGAAAAAACTGAAGAAATAAAAGGTTTGGAATTTATAAGAGGGACAAGAATATTGTTAGTTGAAGATAATGTCATAAACCAACAGGTAGCGAGTGAATTGCTTGAGGGGGAAGGATTTGAAGTGATTGTTGCAGAAAATGGAAAGGTAGCCTTAACATCTTTAAACACTAATGAGCGATTTGATGCAATACTTATGGATATTCAAATGCCTGAAATGGATGGATTCGAGACAACTAAGAGAATACGGGAAGATGCGCGATTTAAGGATATTCCAATTATCGCTATGACAGCCCATGCAATGGCAGAAGAAAGGAAAAAATGTCTTGATGCCGGCATGAACGATCACGTATCAAAACCGATTAATCCTAAATCGCTATTTTCAACTTTAGTTAAATGGATTCCTCCTCAAGAGCAACCGTTGCTACTAAATAAGCCTAAAAAAGTTGAACAAGGAGGATGA
- a CDS encoding B12-binding domain-containing radical SAM protein, with protein sequence MKTFKNILLVYPEFPSNTYWSYKYALNFINKKCAMPPLGLVTIAALFPEGYNLRLIDMNIQPLKSEDILWSDAVFVSAMIVQKNSMEKAISECNKLNKLVVAGGAHITSSHNEINGVDHFVIGEAEDVIINLLNDLEKGCAIKIYSSPNKPDISNLKTPRFDLLDMDAYGSMAVQYSRGCPFHCEFCDIWSVYGNNPRLKKAETFIGELDELYRLGWRGAIFVVDDNFIGNKKRAKEELLPTIMQWQKEHDFCYRFFTEASINLADDEVLLALMRDAGFNSVFIGVETPSKESLKETGKIQNLKSDMKDSIKIIQSFGIEVMAGFIVGFDSDSDDIFKRQIAFIQDTGIPQAMIGILNALPGTKLYKKLDAEGRIISNSIGNNTHQMETNFKTKMESTKLKDGYKKVLSEIYDYNLKNYFDRCTKLLDNLGQTPYFQREIGFKEFIMLLKSIFKQPFTAYGWQYLKFTIRNLIKNANFFGEVMRFSIIGHHFHTITQQTIKIESIISELDTNYNRFYEQIKIKTSNALSNSKESVKDFVFLMRQQRIILQSMRTKIKKLNKEFKHDITMKYFEISYKMSQLLQNFEIQAAKNYHV encoded by the coding sequence ATGAAAACATTCAAAAATATTTTATTAGTTTATCCTGAATTTCCTTCTAATACTTATTGGAGTTATAAATACGCTCTAAATTTTATAAACAAAAAATGTGCAATGCCACCATTAGGACTCGTTACTATAGCGGCCCTCTTTCCTGAAGGCTATAATTTAAGGCTGATTGACATGAATATTCAGCCTTTAAAATCGGAAGATATTTTATGGAGTGATGCGGTCTTTGTATCTGCCATGATAGTTCAAAAAAATTCTATGGAAAAAGCTATTTCAGAATGCAATAAATTAAATAAGCTTGTTGTCGCTGGAGGGGCACATATTACATCAAGCCATAATGAAATTAACGGAGTAGATCATTTTGTTATTGGAGAAGCGGAAGATGTAATTATTAATCTCCTTAACGATTTGGAAAAAGGCTGTGCTATCAAAATTTATTCTTCTCCCAACAAACCTGATATTTCTAATCTTAAAACCCCTCGATTTGATCTTCTTGACATGGATGCCTATGGATCAATGGCAGTTCAATATAGCAGAGGATGCCCTTTTCATTGCGAATTTTGTGATATATGGAGCGTTTATGGCAATAATCCAAGATTAAAAAAGGCTGAAACTTTCATAGGAGAGCTTGATGAACTTTATAGATTAGGATGGAGAGGAGCTATATTTGTTGTTGACGATAATTTTATCGGAAATAAAAAAAGAGCCAAAGAAGAACTTTTACCTACGATTATGCAATGGCAAAAAGAGCACGATTTTTGCTATAGATTTTTTACTGAAGCCAGTATAAATTTAGCTGATGATGAAGTTTTATTAGCCTTAATGAGGGATGCTGGCTTTAATTCAGTTTTTATAGGTGTCGAAACTCCTTCAAAAGAAAGCCTTAAAGAAACAGGCAAAATTCAGAATTTAAAATCAGATATGAAAGATTCCATAAAAATTATTCAAAGTTTTGGAATTGAAGTAATGGCTGGCTTTATTGTGGGATTTGACAGTGATTCCGACGATATTTTTAAAAGGCAGATAGCATTTATTCAAGACACAGGAATACCGCAAGCTATGATAGGAATTTTAAATGCCCTGCCTGGAACTAAACTTTATAAAAAACTTGATGCAGAGGGAAGAATTATTTCTAATTCCATTGGTAACAATACCCATCAAATGGAAACAAATTTTAAAACTAAAATGGAAAGCACAAAATTGAAAGACGGGTATAAAAAGGTATTGTCGGAAATTTATGATTATAACCTTAAAAACTATTTTGACCGTTGTACTAAGCTTCTTGATAATTTAGGACAAACTCCTTATTTCCAGCGCGAAATCGGCTTTAAAGAATTTATTATGCTATTAAAGTCAATTTTTAAGCAACCATTTACTGCTTACGGATGGCAATACCTTAAATTTACAATTAGAAACTTAATAAAAAATGCCAATTTTTTTGGAGAAGTTATGCGATTCAGTATTATTGGTCATCATTTTCATACAATAACTCAGCAAACAATAAAAATTGAAAGTATTATTTCTGAGTTAGATACGAATTATAATCGTTTCTATGAACAAATAAAAATTAAGACTTCCAATGCGTTGTCTAATTCAAAAGAATCGGTTAAAGATTTTGTTTTTTTGATGCGCCAACAAAGAATTATACTTCAATCAATGCGGACAAAAATTAAAAAGCTGAATAAAGAATTCAAACATGATATTACTATGAAATATTTTGAAATATCCTATAAAATGAGCCAATTGTTACAAAATTTTGAAATACAAGCAGCAAAGAATTACCATGTTTGA